A single Amphiura filiformis chromosome 8, Afil_fr2py, whole genome shotgun sequence DNA region contains:
- the LOC140159601 gene encoding uncharacterized protein, with amino-acid sequence MGISDTRLKGKGMKESHNDYVLIWSGVDKNKRAVHGVGFYLHPELAKHIMEVDYISERIIRLRIQQEKEVTTYIQVYASCNDSYSDEDKDTFFEELSDVINSTKNQDMLVVMGDMNGHVGSERSPWEDYLGPHSAPNTSRNYNGQLILELCAQHDLFVTNTFFQHRSSQIFTWYKWNDLTKASQLDFILIKKTDRCKVNDSKAMPNIHIDTDHRPVMMETSVRRRPRPNKRQQPETIKLRKLAEEPVKAAIEQQMDQLFQKLPDQEGNTEEEWTWFKDALTDTLKANCGTKKRKTGQVKGTSWWNDTVKAATKKKKRLFKKWSKSNLEADYNEYREARRNCKKTIKEAKDQSWKTYGEDLAEKSSSSSREFFKAVKAYKQRDEPFDPTAIINDKDGNPLTYSCEITNRWGEYFEDLLNPSGDGDRQQQQPFHPRFQEEVDPPILQEEVRNAIKTSPKNKAAGIDVPDDWQRAIIVPIWKKKRSTRDCSKYRGISLLSHTGKIYEKILEKRIRPVVEHQLSEAQFGFRKNRGCTDAIFALRQLCERSIEYNQDLYTIFIDQEKAFDRVNRDLLWSSLDCARRLRCKRATAGQCESHLQGQPLYCQDKDRTHQVVSCETYRNQFDHKPCCNRDTSEGILTFCQDLCSDSEKKPKKQKV; translated from the exons ATGGGAATATCTGATACAAGACTTAAAGGAAAAGGCATGAAGGAATCGCACAACGACTATGTACTCATCTGGTCTGGAGTAGACAAGAACAAAAGAGCCGTCCATGGAGTGGGTTTCTACCTACACCCAGAATTAGCTAAGCACATTATGGAAGTTGACTACATATCCGAAAGAATAATCAGACTCAGAATACAACAAGAGAAAGAGGTTACAACATACATCCAAGTGTATGCTTCATGCAATGATTCCTACTCAGATGAAGACAAGGATACATTCTTTGAAGAGTTATCTGATGTTATAAACAGTACAAAAAATCAGGATATGCTGGTGGTAATGGGAGACATGAATGGACACGTGGGAAGTGAAAGATCACCTTGGGAAGATTACCTAGGACCCCACAGTGCACCAAACACAAGTCGGAACTACAATGGACAACTCATCTTGGAACTTTGTGCCCAACATGATCTCTTTGTCACAAACACATTCTTCCAACATAGGAGTAGCCAAATATTCACATGGTACAAGTGGAATGACCTCACCAAAGCTTCTCAGCTTGACTTCATCCTCATTAAAAAGACAGATCGATGCAAAGTGAATGACTCTAAAGCAATGCCAAACATCCACATAGATACTGATCACAGACCAGTCATGATGGAAACAAGTGTCAGGAGAAGACCACGGCCAAATAAAAGGCAGCAACCTGAGACAATAAAACTCAGAAAATTAGCAGAAGAACCAGTGAAGGCAGCCATCGAACAACAGATGGATCAGCTATTCCAAAAACTACCAGATCAGGAAGGAAATACAGAAGAAGAGTGGACATGGTTCAAAGATGCTCTAACAGACACCCTTAAAGCAAACTGTGGGactaagaaaagaaaaacaggACAAGTGAAAGGGACATCCTGGTGGAATGACACGGTCAAAGCAGCAACCAAAAAGAAGAAAAGACTCTTCAAGAAATGGTCCAAAAGCAACCTGGAAGCAGACTACAACGAGTACAGGGAAGCCCGGCGTAACTGCAAGAAGACTATCAAAGAAGCCAaagaccagtcttggaaaacaTATGGGGAAGATCTGGCAGAAAAATCAAGTAGCTCAAGCAGAGAGTTCTTTAAAGCAGTTAAAGCCTACAAACAGCGGGACGAGCCTTTTGACCCAACCGCCATCATAAACGACAAGGATGGAAACCCCCTCACATACAGCTGCGAAATCACCAACAGATGGGGAGAATACTTCGAAGATTTGCTCAACCCAAGCGGTGATGGTGACAGACAACAGCAGCAGCCCTTCCATCCTCGGTTCCAAGAGGAAGTTGATCCACCCATACTCCAGGAGGAAGTCAGAAATGCTATTAAAACCAGTCCCAAAAACAAGGCAGCTGGAATTGATGTACCCGATGACTGGCAACGTGCAATAATTGTCCCCATCTGGAAGAAAAAAAGGAGTACAAGAGATTGTAGCAAATATAGAGGAATCTCTCTGCTCAGCCATACTGGGAAGATTTATGAAAAGATCTTAGAGAAACGAATACGACCAGTTGTTGAACATCAGCTGAGCGAAGCGCAGTTTGGGTTCAGGAAGAACAGAGGGTGCACTGATGCCATATTTGCTCTGAGACAGCTGTGTGAAAGGAGTATTGAGTACAACCAAGATCTGTACACTATATTCATAGACCAAGAAAAGGCGTTTGATCGAGTAAACAGAGATCTACTCTGGAGCTCTCTGGACTGTGCTAGAAGACTACGGTGTAAAAGGGCAACTGCTGGACAGTGTGAGAGCCATCTACAGGGACAGCCTCTGTACTGTCAGGACAAGGACAGGACTCACCAAGTGGTTTCCTGTGAA ACATACCGTAACCAATTTGATCATAAACCCTGCTGTAATCGTGATACCAGCGAAGGCATCCTCACCTTTTGTCAGGATCTATGTTCCGAttcagaaaaaaaaccaaaaaaacaaaaagtatAA